From a region of the Chloroflexota bacterium genome:
- a CDS encoding branched-chain amino acid ABC transporter permease, producing the protein MRLGQRLLLAAIAIYLLLFFGPIAGFDLFRIVGEIANKPSTLLQQLLIGIANGSIIAIIALGYTLVYGIIELVNFAHGDTYMLGAFMALTIIGATGVDEKSAVGAKVIAIVVAFIGAAAFTATVNVATERFAYRRLRNAPRLAPLISAIGMSFILQNVGLFWGGLRLFFPIMGVNAAAPKAFPDLIGRVDVFKDLLHINVPIAFTTKDLLVIVVASTLMISLRLFVQYTRLGKAMRATSENRDAAKIMGIDIDRVISFTFLLGGLLAGSAGLLVGLYNNTVVFTMGFTAGLRSFTSAVLGGIGNITGAMLGGLLIGVLAAFSDQYFSSRWTNAWVFAILVLVLVLRPSGLLGENVGQKA; encoded by the coding sequence ATGCGGCTCGGACAACGACTCCTGTTAGCGGCAATAGCCATTTATCTTTTACTCTTCTTCGGCCCGATCGCGGGCTTCGACCTCTTCCGAATCGTCGGCGAAATCGCCAACAAGCCATCCACCTTACTCCAACAATTGCTCATCGGCATCGCCAACGGCTCCATCATCGCGATTATTGCCCTGGGTTACACCCTGGTCTACGGCATCATTGAATTAGTGAACTTTGCCCACGGCGATACTTATATGCTCGGCGCATTCATGGCCCTGACCATTATCGGCGCAACGGGCGTAGACGAAAAAAGCGCCGTCGGGGCAAAAGTGATTGCTATTGTGGTGGCCTTCATCGGCGCGGCGGCCTTTACCGCGACTGTTAACGTGGCCACCGAACGGTTCGCCTACCGTCGTCTGCGCAACGCCCCGCGACTGGCGCCTCTTATTTCGGCCATCGGCATGTCGTTCATCCTGCAAAACGTCGGGTTGTTCTGGGGCGGTCTGCGCCTCTTCTTCCCAATCATGGGCGTGAACGCCGCCGCCCCCAAAGCCTTCCCGGACTTGATCGGGCGGGTGGATGTTTTCAAAGACCTTCTCCACATCAATGTCCCCATCGCCTTCACCACCAAAGACTTGTTGGTGATCGTCGTCGCCAGCACCTTGATGATTAGCCTGAGATTGTTTGTGCAATACACCCGGCTCGGCAAGGCCATGCGCGCCACGTCCGAGAACCGTGATGCGGCCAAGATCATGGGCATTGATATTGACCGGGTGATCTCGTTTACCTTCCTGCTGGGCGGTTTGCTGGCCGGGTCTGCCGGTTTGCTGGTCGGGCTTTACAACAACACCGTAGTCTTCACTATGGGTTTCACCGCCGGTCTGCGCTCCTTCACCTCGGCGGTGCTGGGCGGCATCGGCAACATCACCGGCGCGATGCTGGGCGGTCTGCTCATCGGCGTGCTGGCGGCATTCAGCGATCAATACTTCTCCTCGCGCTGGACGAACGCCTGGGTATTTGCCATTTTGGTATTGGTGCTCGTCCTCCGGCCCAGCGGGTTGCTCGGCGAAAACGTGGGTCAGAAAGCATAA
- a CDS encoding branched-chain amino acid ABC transporter permease — translation MEKLRPAIIIGLLGGGITLMFGGWSMVVMGLAIGALTGLNYGQHSTQRTPQGIGREAMMPGIVATSVTAIGGVIYTFIVRPATGKPILYQLPLKFGGIELPFSSILVLIVASLVGIILGAGLAMYIASLQGLPDSKRRNPLIITLAVSLLIFPFFEQAANMQWMSAVITVQIFILLALGLNIVVGYAGLLDLGYAAFFAIGAYTTALLNSPRIHIEWNFWLVIWIAAAIASVAGLVLGAPTLPLRGDYLAIVTLGFGEIVPVVFRNLIAVTLREPLTRICLLGCDPVVEVRNACIYACTGPLNLTGGEAGINPIGRPLIPFTPQSLFGSSSYLPWYFLVLVLIVFSIFLISRLRNSRIGRAWMAIREDELAASQMGIDPVKTKLLAFSMGATFSGFAGAFYGAYISAIFPGVFDFSVSVIILCMVILGGLGNMLGVIIGGILIMGTDRLLLPQAATLLKGFMNTTVLPNVGNPALRDFLATSVDPIQMRLALFGIVLVVMMISRPEGLIPSAERKAELHAGEEEGSVAAAD, via the coding sequence ATGGAAAAACTACGTCCTGCTATCATCATTGGTTTGCTAGGAGGGGGCATCACCTTGATGTTCGGCGGCTGGTCTATGGTCGTCATGGGCCTGGCCATCGGCGCGCTCACCGGCCTCAATTACGGCCAGCACTCAACGCAGCGTACGCCTCAAGGCATCGGGCGTGAGGCGATGATGCCCGGCATTGTCGCCACCAGCGTCACGGCCATCGGTGGCGTCATTTACACCTTTATTGTCAGACCTGCCACCGGCAAGCCCATTCTCTATCAACTCCCCCTCAAATTTGGCGGTATTGAGCTTCCATTCAGCAGTATTCTGGTGCTGATTGTAGCCAGCCTCGTCGGCATCATTCTCGGCGCAGGCCTGGCGATGTACATTGCCTCCCTGCAAGGCCTCCCCGACAGCAAACGCCGCAACCCGCTCATCATCACCCTGGCTGTTTCCCTGCTCATCTTCCCCTTCTTCGAGCAGGCCGCCAACATGCAGTGGATGTCGGCGGTGATCACCGTCCAAATTTTCATCTTGTTGGCTTTGGGATTGAACATCGTCGTCGGTTACGCCGGTCTGCTCGACCTGGGCTATGCCGCCTTCTTCGCCATTGGCGCTTACACTACCGCCCTCCTCAATTCGCCAAGAATTCACATTGAATGGAACTTCTGGCTGGTGATCTGGATCGCCGCCGCCATCGCCTCGGTTGCCGGCCTGGTGCTGGGCGCGCCCACCCTGCCCCTGCGTGGCGACTATCTGGCTATCGTCACTCTGGGCTTCGGCGAGATTGTGCCAGTCGTGTTTCGCAACCTGATCGCCGTCACTCTGCGCGAGCCTCTCACCCGCATCTGCCTTCTCGGTTGCGACCCGGTGGTCGAAGTCCGCAACGCCTGCATTTATGCCTGCACCGGCCCGCTTAACCTTACCGGTGGTGAAGCCGGCATCAACCCCATTGGCCGCCCACTCATCCCTTTCACCCCGCAAAGCCTCTTTGGCTCCTCCAGCTACCTGCCGTGGTATTTCCTGGTTCTGGTGCTCATCGTCTTCTCCATCTTCCTCATCAGCCGTCTGCGTAACTCGCGTATTGGCCGGGCCTGGATGGCGATCCGGGAAGACGAACTGGCCGCCTCGCAAATGGGCATTGACCCGGTGAAGACCAAACTTCTGGCCTTTTCCATGGGCGCCACCTTCTCCGGTTTCGCCGGAGCGTTTTATGGGGCCTACATCTCGGCCATCTTCCCCGGCGTGTTCGACTTCAGCGTCTCAGTCATCATCTTGTGCATGGTAATTCTGGGCGGCCTGGGCAACATGCTGGGCGTCATCATCGGCGGCATTTTGATTATGGGCACCGACCGCCTTCTCCTGCCGCAAGCGGCCACCCTGCTCAAAGGCTTCATGAACACAACGGTTCTGCCCAACGTCGGCAACCCGGCCCTGCGCGACTTCCTCGCTACCAGCGTCGATCCGATCCAGATGCGCCTGGCCCTGTTTGGCATTGTGCTGGTGGTGATGATGATCTCGCGGCCTGAAGGCCTGATCCCTAGCGCCGAACGGAAGGCCGAGCTGCACGCCGGAGAAGAAGAAGGTTCGGTCGCCGCCGCCGATTAA